The nucleotide window ACTAGAGGGTATGATGAACCGACTTTTCGCCCTTCGCGAAGCTTATCCGGACTTGAAGGCAAATCAAAACTTCCAACAGCTGCAAGAAGAACTTACGTCAACGGAAAATAAAATCGCTTACTCACGCCAGCTGTATAACAGCACGGTTAGGGAGTACAACACCAAAATTCAATCGATTCCGACGAATCTTGTTGCCGGGGTGCATAATTTTATTCAACAAGAAATGCTGGAAACACCGGAAGAGCAGCGCGAGAATGTAAAAGTTGATTTTAACACGGGCGATCGCTCATGATCATGTACAAACAAATCGAGCGCAATAAACGGCAAACCGTGTTTATTGTGGCGGGTTTTATCCTCTTCGTGTTAGCCGTCGGAGCGGCGATCACTTACATGATGAACGGCGAGATTTTCACGGGCATGATTTTAGCAGTTGTGCTCGGGGGCGCGTATACGGCAATGATGCTCATGTCCAGCACCAATGTCGTGATGCGCATGAATCATGCCCATGAGGTGAAAGATGGAAGCAAACACCGTCGTTTGTGGGATGCCGTCGGCAATATGGCCATGGTCGCCCGCATTCCCCGTCCGCGCCTTTTTATCATTAAAGATAGCAGTCCGAACGCGTTTGCCACCGGCACTTCGCCGGAAAAAGGGGCGGTTGCGGTCACGACCGGGTTGTTGGATAAGCTTAATCATGAAGAAATTGAAGGCGTGATTGCCCATGAGGTGGCGCACATTCGCAATTATGACATTCGTTTATCAACGATCGCCGTCGCCCTCGTATCCGTTGTCGCCATCATCAGCGACCTCGGCATTCGTATGATGTTTTTCTCCAGAGGAGGAAATAATAATAATAAGCACCCGATTTTGCTTATTTTTGCCCTCGTACTCGTGATTATTGCTCCGTTGGTCGCGATGATGATCCGCATGGCCATCTCACGAAACCGGGAGTATCTCGCAGATGCCAGCGCCGTCGAGTTGACACGAAACCCCGGGGCGTTAGCGAAAGCATTGGAAAAAATTTCAGGGGCCTCCCAGCCGGTGCGCGAAGCTTCCGGAGCCTCTGCATCGATTTATTTTGCCGATCCGCTCAAACGAAAAACGGCACAACTATTTTCTTCTCACCCTCCGCCGGAGGAACGGATCAAACGTTTATATAACATGTAAAGGAGTATCATCGCCATGACCCAACAGACATTAGAAGTGATACAAGCAACCACACTAAAAGAAAAACCGAATCCCGCAACGCTTGCATTCGGGAAACATTTCAGCGACCACATGTTTATGATGGACTTTACGAGCGATGAAGGTTGGCACCATCCGCGCATTGTTCCATACCAACCGTTGACGCTAGATCCGGCGTCCATGGTTTTTCACTACGGACAAACCGTGTTCGAAGGGTTGAAAGCATACCGGTCGAACGACGGGGACATCCGTCTTTTCCGCCCTGAAGAGAACTTCAAGCGGTTGAATCAATCATGTGACCGGCTTTGCATCCCCAATGTAAATGAAGAAGCGATGCTCGATTACTTAAAAGAATTGGTGAAACTCGATAAGGAATGGATCCCGACAGATTCGGGCACGTCCCTTTACATCCGTCCTTTTGTCATCTCCACGGAAGCCACGTTGGACGTGAGCCCTTCGCGCACCTATACATTGATGGTCATTCTTTCGCCGGTCGGTTCTTTTTATAAAGGGGGCATCGACCCTGTCAGCATTTTCGTCGAAGATGAATACACCCGAGCCGCTCCCGGCGGAACAGGAAACGCGAAAACAGCCGGCAATTACAGCGGAGCGTACAAAGCGCAGAACCGTGCTGCCGACCATCAAAAAGCACAAGTCCTCTGGCTTGATGGTGTTGAAAAAAAATACGTTGAAGAAGTCGGCAGCATGAATGTATTTTTCAAGATCGATGGCGAAATCCATACCCCCGTGCTCAACGGCAGTATTCTGGAAGGCATCACCCGCAAAAGCGTCATCGAGTTGTTGGAAAGCGAAGGCATGCCTGTCCGCGAACGCAAAATTTCCATCGATGAAGTCATCGCCGCCAACGAAAGCGGGAATTTGCAGGAAGTGTTCGGGACGGGCACCGCAGCGGTCATTTCACCCGTTGGTAGTTTGGAGTACAAAGGGTACGATTATGTCATTAACGACGGGGCGATGGGCGAGACTGCGAGCTGGCTGCACGAAACCCTTGTCGGCATTCAAACGGGTGAGTTAGAGGATCCGTTGGGGTGGTCGGTTTTGGTAAAAGGATAAATCAAATAGGCGTACGCTCGCCTTAGCGGGGCGTACGCCATCATAGGAGTGATAAGATTTTGATCATTAAGGAAAGAACAGTCCCCGTACAAATCCCCGCACTCAAGGCATTACACCGCCGCCTCCCTTCTGATCACCCGAAACAAGCGGTTATTCGAGAGGACCTCCGAAAGCGAGAAATCGGGTATCGCGGTGAATGTTCGCTTGATTATTACCTCGAACAACTCCCAAACTACTTCAGGCAATTTCGCGGGTTAAGGCTTGGCTCGTTCCAAATCGACACCTTGATCGTGGCACAAACATGCATCGTCATTGTGGAAAACAAACATTTCGCCGGCAACATCCGATTTGAAGAACGGATTCAACAGTTTACCCGCACGTTAAACGGGCAGACGCAAAGCTTTCCACACCCGCTCCCCCAAGTGAGAAGACATCATCAATTGCTCGCGCAATGGCTATATGAAAAATGTTGGCCGAACATGCCGATGCACC belongs to Salicibibacter cibi and includes:
- the htpX gene encoding zinc metalloprotease HtpX, with product MMYKQIERNKRQTVFIVAGFILFVLAVGAAITYMMNGEIFTGMILAVVLGGAYTAMMLMSSTNVVMRMNHAHEVKDGSKHRRLWDAVGNMAMVARIPRPRLFIIKDSSPNAFATGTSPEKGAVAVTTGLLDKLNHEEIEGVIAHEVAHIRNYDIRLSTIAVALVSVVAIISDLGIRMMFFSRGGNNNNKHPILLIFALVLVIIAPLVAMMIRMAISRNREYLADASAVELTRNPGALAKALEKISGASQPVREASGASASIYFADPLKRKTAQLFSSHPPPEERIKRLYNM
- a CDS encoding branched-chain amino acid aminotransferase, with the translated sequence MTQQTLEVIQATTLKEKPNPATLAFGKHFSDHMFMMDFTSDEGWHHPRIVPYQPLTLDPASMVFHYGQTVFEGLKAYRSNDGDIRLFRPEENFKRLNQSCDRLCIPNVNEEAMLDYLKELVKLDKEWIPTDSGTSLYIRPFVISTEATLDVSPSRTYTLMVILSPVGSFYKGGIDPVSIFVEDEYTRAAPGGTGNAKTAGNYSGAYKAQNRAADHQKAQVLWLDGVEKKYVEEVGSMNVFFKIDGEIHTPVLNGSILEGITRKSVIELLESEGMPVRERKISIDEVIAANESGNLQEVFGTGTAAVISPVGSLEYKGYDYVINDGAMGETASWLHETLVGIQTGELEDPLGWSVLVKG